Proteins encoded within one genomic window of Panicum virgatum strain AP13 chromosome 1N, P.virgatum_v5, whole genome shotgun sequence:
- the LOC120655302 gene encoding hornerin-like, whose protein sequence is MEPRHGHSTFTISFSNPNGFVNQRSAVPASSHPAPGSSQPDVLAPRGYKRKLTELALGPGDSSSSESSRQSMGTGCTVSSARASDDGSCMDYDINFQLSLGNESTSKLHKQACDSRRAFEKPGLDLKLSLAPSQSGVTDTDQIRTTAFQDTFVHPHIMALVPTVDEGSTSARRPYGGMVLSFLNQAEQMTGFSLSQAFPVSSNQIQAPAPPTPTVVQQPKSSAACSSGFVHSQQRSSSSTKVCSYTGCVKGARGSSGRCIAHGGGRRCQKKGCNKGAEGKTIFCKAHGGGRRCSYLGCTKSAEGRTDYCIAHGGGRRCSHEGCKRAARGKSGCCIKHGGGKRCQKPNCTKSAEGRSGMCIAHGGGRRCQHTGCGKGAQGSTNFCKAHGGGKRCTHPDCPKGAEGSTPFCKGHGGGKRCSAEGCTKSVHGGTQFCVAHGGGKRCVVVGCKKSARGRTDRCVGHGGGKRCQSTGCGKSAQGSTDFCKAHGGGRRCLWGHPGSDLGSGGTPCDRLGRGKKGLCDLHNPLVNDNSVHGGVSFGAFSIVSDALSHGASPPSTGTSMHSFFMHPAEAPRHALASAHESRVHGGTMLGGVSLGKKPTNNADASTSTTGNWKSSGDMEKPSSSSRRSWL, encoded by the coding sequence ATGGAACCCAGGCATGGGCATTCAACATTCACCATAAGTTTCTCAAATCCAAATGGCTTTGTTAATCAGCGTAGTGCAGTTCCAGCATCCAGTCATCCAGCACCTGGTTCTAGCCAACCTGATGTGCTTGCTCCGAGAGGTTACAAGAGAAAGTTGACTGAATTGGCTCTAGGTCCGGGCGACTCATCAAGCTCAGAAAGCAGCAGGCAGAGCATGGGTACTGGCTGCACTGTTTCTTCTGCCAGGGCAAGTGACGATGGCTCGTGTATGGACTATGACATAAATTTTCAGTTATCTCTTGGCAATGAGAGTACTTCTAAGCTGCATAAACAGGCTTGTGATTCTAGGAGGGCTTTTGAGAAGCCTGGTTTGGATCTTAAGTTATCTTTGGCACCATCTCAATCTGGGGTAACTGATACAGACCAGATTAGAACTACTGCATTTCAGGACACATTTGTACATCCACATATTATGGCTTTAGTGCCAACAGTTGATGAAGGATCTACATCTGCTCGACGTCCATATGGAGGCATGGTGCTTTCTTTTCTTAACCAGGCTGAACAAATGACAGGGTTTTCTCTGAGCCAAGCATTTCCAGTGAGCTCTAATCAGATTCAAGCTCCAGCTCCTCCAACACCAACAGTGGTCCAACAGCCGAAAAGTTCAGCAGCCTGTTCTTCCGGGTTTGTCCATTCGCagcagcgcagcagcagcagcacaaagGTTTGTTCATACACAGGATGTGTAAAAGGAGCCAGAGGTTCATCAGGGCGATGCATTGCCCACGGTGGGGGTAGAAGGTGCCAAAAGAAAGGCTGCAACAAAGGAGCAGAGGGCAAGACTATTTTTTGTAAAGCTCATGGAGGGGGGAGGCGTTGTAGCTATCTTGGATGCACCAAGAGCGCTGAAGGTCGTACTGATTACTGCATAGCCCATGGAGGTGGCCGGCGTTGCAGTCATGAAGGATGCAAAAGAGCAGCACGAGGGAAATCTGGCTGCTGTATCAAGCATGGTGGCGGGAAGAGATGCCAAAAGCCAAACTGCACAAAGAGTGCTGAAGGGCGGTCAGGCATGTGCATCGCTCACGGAGGTGGTCGCCGCTGTCAGCATACTGGTTGTGGTAAGGGAGCTCAGGGCAGCACTAATTTCTGCAAAGCTCACGGTGGTGGAAAGAGATGCACACACCCCGATTGTCCCAAGGGAGCAGAGGGTAGCACACCATTCTGCAAGGGCCATGGAGGTGGCAAACGCTGTTCAGCTGAAGGTTGCACGAAGAGTGTGCATGGCGGGACCCAATTCTGTGTCGCGCATGGAGGAGGCAAGCGATGCGTGGTAGTAGGGTGCAAGAAGAGTGCAAGAGGCCGCACCGACCGATGTGTTGGTCACGGTGGGGGTAAGCGATGCCAGTCCACCGGCTGTGGGAAGAGTGCGCAGGGAAGCACTGATTTCTGCAAGGCGCACGGTGGAGGCCGGCGTTGCTTGTGGGGGCATCCGGGTTCGGACCTCGGATCTGGTGGCACTCCTTGTGACCGCCTTGGAAGAGGCAAAAAGGGCCTGTGCGATCTTCACAACCCGCTGGTGAACGACAACAGCGTCCATGGGGGTGTCTCATTTGGTGCTTTCAGTATCGTCAGCGATGCCCTTTCTCACGGAGCTAGCCCTCCAAGCACTGGAACAAGCATGCACAGCTTCTTCATGCACCCAGCAGAGGCTCCACGCCATGCACTAGCCTCAGCCCATGAGAGCCGCGTGCATGGTGGTACCATGCTTGGTGGTGTGAGCCTAGGGAAGAAACCCACCAACAACGCTGATGCTAGCACCTCCACAACTGGCAACTGGAAATCTTCAGGTGACATGGAAAAGCCTAGCAGCTCTTCACGGCGCAGCTGGCTGTAA
- the LOC120655304 gene encoding 50S ribosomal protein L21, chloroplastic-like, producing the protein MPPLPAAAMATATLPLRLLPSKTLTLSSIPSARRCLSVAAVPHRRWQLRAADEEAPEAVEVEFVEPEAEDEEEEPAVPEPVEAQLAAAGAGKDADIFAVVMIGSRQYIVMPGRYIYTQRLKGANVNDQIILNKVLLVSTRDKAYIGMPVVTNAAVHAVVEEQGRDDKVIVFKYKKKKKYQRKLGHRQPNTRLRITGISGYEEYPADPILDPAAA; encoded by the exons AtgcctcccctccccgccgcggccatggccaccgcgacgctgcctctccgcctcctcccctccaaGACTCTGACCCTCTCCTCCATCCCCTCTGCGCGCCGCTGCctctccgtcgccgccgtcccgcaCCGGCGCTGGCAGCTCCGAGCCGCCGACGAGGAGGCGCCCGAGGCCGTGGAGGTTGAGTTCGTGGAGCCCGAggcggaggatgaggaggaggaaccCGCGGTTCCGGAGCCCGTCGAGGCTCAGCTCGCTGCCGCGGGGGCCGGGAAGGATGCCGACATCTTCGCTGTTGTCATG ATTGGTTCAAGGCAATACATTGTGATGCCGGGccgatatatatacacacagaGATTGAAAGGTGCCAATGTCAATGATCAG ATCATACTAAACAAGGTGCTACTAGTGTCAACTAGAGACAAAGCATACATTGGAATGCCAGTGGTGACCAATGCTGCTGTGCACGCAGTGGTCGAAGAACAG GGGCGGGATGATAAAGTTATAGTCTTCaagtacaagaagaagaagaagtaccAGAGGAAACTTGGTCACAGACAG CCAAACACAAGGTTAAGAATCACAGGCATAAGCGGATATGAAGAGTACCCTGCTGACCCAATACTTGACCCTGCTGCAGCTTAA
- the LOC120653353 gene encoding uncharacterized protein LOC120653353 produces MGLLRDSIHCDIEEQVAMFLHVDCVGAIDGTHILARVPAISRAAFLGRKHTTTQNVLAAIDFDLRFTYVLAGWEGSAHDALILADALQREDGLKLPQGKFFLVDAGYAVRPGFLPPYRGTRHGMDEHFPTEEEWNPNPSNPAVGDDTLMDNAAWVYFIVPEFTVRHFQLTVVGMADLGDEVQEINGAEEGNAGNGNGANVNGAHARLQWTHAMSGFVLRRFTELVSEGVKTDKGFKDVHLNKVATDLSEFLGMEISGTQVYNHLRKWRARWDHPKDAEFLNVPLAYYPQMLAIFASGVATGRFAMGSNEPLGVPTPADAIDLEADATPAVTHEGQNTATDRRSKAEGGQSLGKRKRGLSEEECSYMTGLTEAVWGFVEAVKETAHSEGAPGIVKAVMSCNNFSKGQLMFCLDHLMEHKRTALGFLDMDADEKDMWLVSHLTKHIFYG; encoded by the exons ATGGGTCTCCTGAGGGATAGCATCCACTGTGATATTGAGGAGCAGGTGGCAATGTTTCTTCATGTG GATTGTGTGGGTGCAATTGATGGCACTCATATCTTGGCTAGGGTCCCAGCCATTTCAAGAGCTGCTTTTCTTGGAAGGAAACACACcaccactcagaatgtacttGCTGCTATTGATTTTGATCTTAGATTCACCTATGTCCTAGCTGGTTGGGAAGGGTCAGCCCATGACGCTCTAATCTTGGCTGATGCCCTTCAAAGGGAAGATGGCCTCAAACTCCCACAAG GCAAGTTCTTCTTGGTAGATGCTGGATATGCAGTGAGGCCTGGTTTCCTTCCTCCATACAGAGGTACAAG GCATGGAATGGATGAACACTTTCCTACAGAAGAAGAATGGAATCCAAATCCTAGTAATCCTGCTGTTGGAGATGACACCTTGATGGATAATGCAGCTTGG GTGTACTTTATTGTCCCTGAGTTCACTGTTAGGCATTTCCAATTAACTGTAGTAGGTATGGCTGACCTGGGTGATGAAGTTCAAGAGATCAATGGTGCTGAGGAAGGCAATGCTGGGAATGGCAATGGGGCAAATGTGAATGGTGCTCATGCCAGGTTGCAGTGGACCCATGCCATGTCTGGCTTTGTGCTTCGTCGGTTCACAGAGCTAGTCTCTGAAGGTGTAAAGACAGACAAGGGTTTCAAGGATGTCCACCTCAATAAGGTTGCAACTGATCTGTCTGAGTTCCTGGGCATGGAAATTAGTGGGACTCAAGTCTACAATCATTTGAGGAAGTGGAGGGCTAGATGG GACCATCCCAAAGATGCAGAATTCCTGAATGTTCCCCTTGCCTACTACCCACAGATGCTTGCCATCTTTGCAAGTGGAGTGGCTACTGGAAGATTTGCAATGGGCAGCAATGAACCACTTGGAGTACCTACACCTGCAGATGCAATTGATTTGGAGGCTGATGCAACCCCTGCAGTGACACATGAAGGGCAGAACACAGCAACTGACCGAAGGAGCAAGGCAGAGGGTGGGCAGAGCCTTGGCAAAAGAAAGAGGGGCCTTTCTGAGGAGGAGTGTTCATACATGACAGGTTTAACCGAAGCTGTTTGGGGTTTTGTTGAGGCTGTGAAGGAGACAGCTCACTCAGAAGGAGCACCTGGGATTGTCAAGGCAGTAATGAGTTGCAACAACTTCTCCAAGGGACAGCTGATGTTCTGCCTGGACCATCTCATGGAGCACAAGAGGACTGCTTTAGGTTTCCTGGACATGGATGCAGATGAGAAGGATATGTGGCTGGTGTCTCATCTGACCAAGCACATCTTCTATGGCTAA